gcttattaattttagttttgttacatgctttggtcattttttatatttctattcagctttaatttattttacacatttcttatttaattaaattttattttattttataatacttttagtTTTAAAGGTAGGTTGTGTTGCTTcctaaaaagtactaaaataatccATTAACGGGATCATTAAGTGGAATTAGAATCATTAAATCCCGTAAAACTTTTGACATTGAGTTGGCTGCCAATTTGTACTCCTCTCCCCTTTTCTCTCCCTCAtacactctctcttctctcatccTTCGTTCCACTGCAGCATCCTGCTGCGATATGACCTGGTGTGGTCCTTGTCTCCACATCTAGCCTGGCTCCCAGCAGAGACTGTTGCTGTTCCTTATCTCTCTTTCGCTCTGTctccctctttctgtctctgaGAATGAACTACATCATAAGCTTTGTTCTGAGCAAGAATTCTGCATCCCCGGTTTCATTCATACTGACATCTCAATAACTCCCTGACCAGCATTATTATGTTGCTGTTCGTTTCGTTCAGTCTCAGTTAACAGAGACAATGCAGATGCACACAGCATTGTGTGCAAGTGTGTGGTGTGCAAGTCATATTTTCATGTTCAAGAATAAAATTGAACAAATGAAGGAGCTTATGTAGGCTATTTGTCATAAACTTTTGAAATAAGCATTACTAATGTAACTGAGAGGTAcatattttgaaatgaataatCTGGTTCTTTagagttttaagagtttttctttttttttcagcctatAGGGAACCAACCGCCATTACATATTGTCTGAAAAACTGATTTAAGCACTATAACAGAAGCAAGACTGGTTTTCCTGTTGAATATCAGCATGATTTTATTGGATGTAGGTAGCAGTTCTGAAAACAAGTTTCATTTTAACCACAATATGCCAaggattttgtttcattttgctcTTCTAATGAAAATTATTCCACCAAAGCCAAAGTGAAATCAACTGATGCATGTCACAGAGTAAAACAGACAAGCGGAGTGATTAAAACTGATTTGGTCAAATACATtactaaaaatggttctttgtAATTGTGAGAAAAGAATCAGTTAcctctgtttattttaaaaataaaattctaaaacaagTACAGTATGTGCAGAATCAGATTTCCATTAGTTGATAAAGTAGATATATTGTGGAAGAACAGCTTAAATGCTTTAATAAGAATCTTGTTTGATGTGCATCTTCCTTATTCACCTCTATCTGCCACTACTTCATATACTCAAGGTCAGAGAAAACTTCacatatacattttacaaaagcCATAAACTGCATTAGATATGTCCTCATAACTGATAGAGCTGAAAGTGTCCCACCTTTTTATTCCCAAATAACCCAAGTCTGTGTTGTCTGTAGTCTTGATGTTTCCACTTGTCTCCCTCTCTATGAGAGAGGAGACCATAGAGAGTCTCTCAGCTgcggaggaggaagaggaggagactTCAGAAGccgcagcaacagcagcagctctagaggaagaggaggaggaggagcagtgGAGTGGGGAGGAGCCTGAGCAGGAACCCCCATCTGAGCTCCTACAGCGGGCAGAGGTCATAGGCGAGGCCCAGACTCTGCCCGGCCTGCAGGCTGAGGTTCACACACAGGCAGCTACTGCTGCCGACGAGGCCACTAATGGGAAAGCTGAGGAGGCAGGGGGGCAAGAAAGCCCTGCAGAAGGTGTGTCCATCCTTCTCACAACCTGCATGTTTCTCTCtcccatcacaaaaaaaaaaaagcaaagcgaAAGCATTGTGAAAGCTTTCTAAGGGAATGTGGGCGGATGGCTCAAATATCTCCTCTATCTGCTGATGCTGCAAGGCAACACAGGCTTGATGGTGACCAGCTTCTGTGGCCAGAGCTGTGTGTCTGTCAATGTCTTTCTACTTAAAGCTTTTCCCAGAGCAGCTGCCATCTGCTAGCTATCTGATTAAGCTTTTTCTGAACTTTACTGCTTGTTTCTCTATTGATGCTACTGCTGCCAGGTCGACCGCTTCCATATATTTTTATCCATTgctcagtttattttaatttgccaGCTACATTGCCAGTTTGTGATTTTTGCTGCATGCTCCAACAAAATACCTGTGGGATTCTATGAGAATCCTCTGTTTTTGTGATATTGTGATATTGTGTTATGCTTCATTGTCAAAGGCTTTTGAAAAGCTAAGcttgttgatttaatttaaattgtgtttcattttcatttttttttcaaagcgtTGTCATTTCACATGgtttgcataagtgttttttattccttttattatgcaaaatgcagaacaatttgtaatttttttgcagaACAATTAGAAACACTGTATTATTTTAGTGGCAATTTAAGACAATTATAGCCACAGGTGTATGTGTAATATTTGGTTATATGAAAATCACTATGCATTTTCCATAATCTCTGAATATGTATTTGGCAGAAGTTTTTAGATCAGCTATTCCATCTTGCTTCTGGTGTAATGATGTCAGTATCGTGTTCGGACCACTTCCTTGGATATTTCATCCTCATTTTCTGGACTTCATCCACGCAACATTAAATGTCCTGGGTCTGCATGCTGGTCCTGTCATATCCATGCCATCACTCCATCACTGAATTGGTATGTGTGTCTCATCGGCTGCTGCTATTTGAAAGTGGACATTCATTTGACCAAGAGCTTTGCCTGTCTGTGTGGTGGTTGGCCTGGCAAACATATTGTACTTTGAATTTAATAATACTATACAATGCAGACTACTTGAGATTTGCTTTCAGCTGTGAAGATGGAAGCAGAGCGACCAGACAGTGAAAGGACAGATCCCATTGGCATGGACTTCACTGAATCTGCAATGCATCTAGATGATGAACTCCCATCTTACCAGAGCCTTGCCAGAGACGCAGATATGCCGGAAAGCCCCTTTGCCCGAACATGCCCCATGGAGGATTTTGGAGTGCCTCCAAGTGACCAGGGTCATGCTAAAGGACCTTGCAAGGCTCCAAATGAAAAGCCTGATGTACAAAGTGGTGCTGTGAAACAGTCTTTAACTGAAACGTGTGACTCCAGCAATATCCATGAGGTCAAACAAGGGCAAATTGAAGACAAACAAATGGAAATAACAAAAGAGGAGGACATGAAGGACAAATCTGGGATGTCTGCTTATTTTGAGACCACTACAATTAAGACAGATGCCTCCGGGTCTCAAGGAGAAGGGTATTATGAGCTGAGTACTAAATCAGAAGAACAGAAAGACTCTGTTGCTGACCTACCACTTCCTGAAATCAGTTACAGCACCTTGGCCCAAACACACTCTTTGGAAGTCCAACCAGATCTTCCGAAAAGTAGCGCAGACACACTACACACTGCTTTACCTGTAGACAGAAGAGATGACTGCAGACTGTCTCCTGGAAAACTGGCACTAGAGCAAAGAAGTTACTCTTTAAATATCACCATTGGAGCAATGGACCATGGTGATGCTCAAGGACGTCCAAGAATCCTCTCTCCGTTAGCCACTGACATCATGTCTCATACTAGTGGGAGCCTTGACGAATCTGCCGATTACCTTCCTGTCACCACTCCCTCAGTAGAGAAGCTCCCTCAGTTTCCACCAGTGATCCTGGAGACAACTGCCTCTACCACAACTCCATCATCTTCCCCTCCCCAGGAAACAGTCACTGATGTAAAGACAAGTCCACAGTCAGAGTCTCCAGAATCCCCTGTCCAAGCTAAGAGCTGTTATAAGAATGGCACCGTCATGGCCCCAGACTTGCCTGAAATGCTGGACTTGGCAGGTACTCGATCAAGGTTGACATCTGACAACACTGACTCCGAGATTATGAGAAGGAAGTCTGTCCCAATGGACATGTCTTCTCTAGTAAGTGATTCTTTAGCACATTTGTTCAAAGGTGACCAGGGCCAGATGGCTACAAAGAGAGAAATGCAGTTGGAGGAGCAAGGATATTGTGTTTTTAGTGAATACTCTGGTCCTATGCCATCGCCTGCGGATCTGCACAGTCCAATGGACTCATCTCCTCAAATCTTCAACACTGTGATATCAGAGGAGAAGGAAACTGGTCTTGTTGCATTTGGACAACAGGAGTGTCCATCGACTGAAGATCTGAAACCAACACAGGTTGTTACACCACAGGTAAAACAGGAGTGTGCATCGACTGAAGATCTGAAACCAACAGAGGTTGTTACACCACAGGCAAAACAGGAGTGCCCATCGACTGAAGATCTGAAACCAACAGAGGTTGTTACACCACAGGCAAAACAGGAGTGTCCATCGACTGAAGATCTGAAACCAACAGAGGTTGTTACACCACAGGCAAAACAGGAGTGTCCATCGACTGAAGATCTGAAACCAACAGAGGTTGTTACACCACAGGCAAAACAGGAGTGTCCATCGACTGAAGATCTGAAACCAACAGAGGTTGTTACACCACAGGTAAAACAGGAGTGTCCATCGACTGAAGATCTGAAACCAACAGAGGTTGTTACACCACAGGCAAAACAGGAGTGTCCATCGACTGAAGATCTGAAACCAACAGAGGTTGTTACACCACAGGCAAAACCAGAAGAAGAAAAGCCAAAGAATGAAGAATCCTCTGAAATTGAAAGTACACCTTCTGAAAAACCTCATGTAGAGACTAAGCAAGAGGACTCTGATCTTTTGAAGACTGAACATTTGGAAGAAACTAAGAGTCCAGCTTTACCTGATAATGAGAAAGGACAGTTAGACAAACAAGCTGAAACCTTTATCACACCGAAGGTGACAGTAACTCTGGAGGAAGCAAGGCCTGATCTTGATGCAGGTTTCAAACTTGGTGCTGAAACCGAAGCTGAAATAGCTGACTATGAGAGGCAAATTCGCAAATTGGAGATGGAGGACCGACCTTTGAGTGTAGAGGAGGAGCGGGAGCTCCAGGAACTCAGGGAGAAGGTGAAGAATAAACCAGACCTTGTGCATCAGGAAGCTTACGAAGAGGTAGATGCAGAGGATGCGTACCAGCTCACTGGAGCTGCAAAGGACAGAATTGCTCGGCCCATCAGACCATCTCCAGCATCTTCTGTAGAAAGTGCTACCGATGAGGAGAAAATGCATGTTAGTGACACTGAAAAACCTAGATCACCAGGTGAGAAAGAATCTCTTAAAACAGATCCTAATAGATTATCTCCTGTTGGGTcttttgagaaatattttagaGAGGAGAGACCTTCTGAGCAGGAGGTAAAGCAGAAAGACTCAGTACAGCCCCTCAAAGAGAAAGTTGCTGAGGAGAAACCTCAGTCAGCTCCTTCCAAGACAGACGAAGCTCCACTTGACACCACAGTGACTCAAGAAGTAGAGGAAGAGGTGGAGCTTGCTGAGGAACCTGATGAGGTCATCCCAGAACCAAAACCTGCACTTAATGTGGAAGAGAAGCCGGTGGTAGATAAAACTGAACCAGATGAGGTTGTGGTTGAAAAAGAGGAGGAAAAAGTGTTTGAGAAAGAACACGTGGAAGATGAGGAAATCTTGGAAGGGGCCAAAGCTGCAGAAGACACTGTTGAGCCTAGAGCTGCGATTGAGTCAGTAGTGACAGTGGAAGATGACTTTATTACAGTAGTGCAGACCATTGATGAGAGCGAAGTCTCTGGACACAGTGTACGCTTCTCAGCTCCCCCTGAGGAGGAACATCCACAGCTCctccaagaagaagaagaggaggacgaGTCTGTGGAAATGGCACAGGAAGTAGAGATGGAGGCTCCCAGTTTGGAGGAAGCTCTAGATGTTCCAGAGCCTGTTGAGCCTCCTGTATGTCCAGCTAAAGAGATAGAAGTACCAGAGAGTGAGGCCCCAACCCAAAGCTACGATGAATACAAAGATGAAACTACCATTGATGACTCCATCTTAGACAGCTCCTGGGTGGATACTCAAGGTGTGATTCTAATATCTGTTTTGCATGAAATTTGCTCAGCAAATGATGAAAACCTTTCAGAATTGTCTTGAAGTTAACTTGTTTCCTACCTTTTTAGGTAACAGTTGTATATTAGTTGGCTTGCCAGTATACAGCAGTACTGAATTTTAAGTTGTTGTGAGGGCCATGTTGgatttcaagtaaatgcatgtttacagcctggtataAGAGTACCTTGCCTGTTTCACCTCATGTACTCTGTAGATGATGATAAGAGCATGGCCACCGAGAAAATTGAGCCTCTACCCAGAGTGATGAGCCCTGTCAAGAAACCACATGCGGAGAAACCAGCGAAACAGAGGGCTAAAGGCGGCAGGACCAAAGGACGAATCACCACCCCTGAACGCAAACCTGTTCGCAAAGAGCCGGTACCCATCCAGAAGGAtgagatgaagaagaaaaaaggtttTTGTCACTGGAAGtgacattgtgttttattttgtttgtatattctgtattttttttttcattatgacattttccctTCACATTTTTCAACAAGTTGAATGTTTAAATCTTAATGCTTATTTCTACTTTGGTTAGATGTcatgtatacaggtccttctcaaaaaattagcatattatgaaaaagttcattattttccataatgtaatgataaaaattaaactttcatatattttagattcattgcacaccaactgaaatatttcaggtcttttattgttttaatactgatgattttggcatacagctcatgaaaacccaaaattcctatctcaaaaaattagcatatttcatccgtccaataaaaaaaaaatgtttttaatacaaaaaaagtcaaccttcaaataattattttcagttatgcactcaatacttggtcgggaatccttttgcagaaatgactgcttcaatgaggcgtggcatggaggcaatcagcctgtggcactgctgaggtgttatggaggcccaggatgcttcgatagcggccttaagctcattcagagtgttgggtcttgcgtctctcaactttctcttcacaatatcccacagattctctatggggttcaggtcaggagagttggcaggccaattgagcacagtaataccatggtcagtaaaccatttaccagtggttttggcactgtgagcaggtgccaggtcgtgctgaaaaacgaaatcttcatctccataaagcttttcagcagatggaagcatgaagtgctccaaaatctcctgatagctagctgcattgaccctgcccttgataaaacacagtggaccaacaccagcagctgacatggcaccccagaccatcactgactgtgggtacttgacactggacttcaggcattttggcatttccttctccccagtcttcctccagactctggcaccttgatttccgaatgacatgcaaaatttgctttcatccgaaaaaagtactttggaccactgagcaacaatccagtgctgcttctctgtggggaatgcggcacctgtagcccatttcctgcacacgcctgtgcacggtggctctggatgtttctactccagactccgtccactgcttccgcaggtcccccaaggtctggaatcggtccttctccacaatcttcctcatggtccggtcacctcttctcgttgttgcagcgttttttgccacactttttccttcccacagacttcccactgaggtgccttgatacagcactctgggaacagcctattcgttcagaaatttctttctgtgtcttaccctctcgcttgagggtgtcagtgatggccttctggacagcagtcaggtcggcagtctttacccatgattgcggttttgagtaatgaaccaggctgggagtttttaaaagcttcaggaatcttttgcaggtgtttagagttaattagttgattcagatgattaggttaatggctcgtttagagaaccttttcatgatatgctaatttttttgagataggcatttttgggttttcatgagctgtatgccaaaatcatcagtattaaaaacaataaaagacctgaaatatttcagttggtgtgcaatgaatctaaaatatatgaaagtttaatttttatcattacattatggaaaataatgaactttttcacaatatgcaaattttttgagaaggacctgtacaatcTAAAACTTtgtattactttaattttattattattttttgagacAACAGAGTGTCAGATTTAACTAAACCTATGAAGTGCATGTGATTTTACAGTAGGTAGATTATTCcgaatttcaattaaattttatatttgtttttttcattacatctttgttaaattagtgttttagtGAAACATTATTTGACTGTATCTCCTATCATCCTGTGTTGCACTGCTGTTGTGCCTGTCCTTGATTCTGTGTCTCCCTCTTGTAGCTGTGATTAGGAAGGCTGAGCtcacaaaaaaatctgatattcAGACGTGCTCGCCTTCCCGGAAGAGTGTTTTAAAGGCTACAGTAAGGCACCCTAGACCTACCCAACATCACGCGTGTGTTAAGCGGAAACCCACAGGTGAACTCTGTCACAAGCTGTTTGCAATGTGGCTGGCAAACATGGGAATTGGCATGTTGTTTTTAAGAGTGATGCTTGTCTATTTGAttggtttttctttttatgtattttacatagcAAATTGTATAAGTTACGCAAGTTGTATGTTCATGCAGTGTTTGTAATGAGGCTCACTGGtgttttattcaattgttttgcttataatgttttcattttcttatagCTTGACCTTTCTTTTTGTTGCCTGCATGTGTTCTCTTTTAGTTTCCCGCTTATTCACTCTTAGTTTTCTTTTCAAAGTGGCACTGCTtattgaatattgtgaaaatgtgGTGCATTCAATcactttgtgtgtttgtctgtgtgttaaTTTTAAAGGATATCCTTTTGACTTAAATGTGTTAGACAATTTATGAGGTGCAGCTTAGAGTAATCACTATTTCCTTTCCTTTTGTAACATTTCTATTCTGTTGCATACAACATTCAGGGACCAATTGGACTGGTTGCCAGGCAACTGGTGGTTTGAGTGAGCTCTGGGCGCTCAGTTAAGACAAATCTGGAGGAAAGGAATTCACTGTGCCATAATAAAGTTCCACTGTTAGATTTCTGGGAACTGTGCTTGAATTTATGTTGGACATCTGATACATTGCTGCAAATCCCCCAATTAGACTTTACTGAACAGCGTTTTATGTAACAGTTCATTTTCAAATTCTCTGTTATTCTGTGCCAAGTAGTTTCAGAGGAGAGCTTTCCAGTAGCTACAAAATATTTAGCTGAGGGTAATGATCAGTTTCATTTTTGATCCGATATAGCCCAATTAGAAGTACCTTGGCttgggcatttaaaaaaatatccggATGGTGGTTAAgtcttaaaaacataaatgaatcaaaaatCCCAGTTTAATATTCAGGGACAACTACAAGTAAGCAATTTGTATGTTGATTTGCTTGAAAAGTTAAAAACTGTGGTTCTGTGGCACTTTcagaacattttcttttgttaGTTGGAACATCTGACCAGCTTACTTAGCAACATTAACTCAACATAACTCCTGTTTGAGGCAGGACTATCTGTTCGACAAGTCATAGCTGTTACATTGCACACTTCAGTTTtacaaaataactataaaaaggctttttaaagaaaaatcagaCTATATGTCAAGCACATGTGGCTGCTTTTGTATACAGGTTTGCATTTGCTGTGTATTTGCTTGTGTGTaatgttcagtttgttttattttcattggaGAGCATATAACTCAGTGGTCATGGTCATAGTATGTATTTCTTCTCTTTATCATCCTCagcctctctttttctctttatctttGCAGTGTCTGCAGATGGTCGACTGCCCTTCAGTGTGGCCAGGCACTCCAGAGACAGAGCATCTGTAAGCATCAAATTAGATTTCAGTCATATACAAATATGATGATCCCAATTAAAACAGGTTGTCAATAGATAGTCCAGTCTATGTACTAGAGATCAGCTCAAGTGCTCAGAAATaacagtaattattaataataaaaggctattttggtgtatttgtttttaaaattaaattcagaaCGTCACACACATCAAATTACACTGACAACTACACTCTGTCCTGTTATTCATTTTGTCATTAGTTACGCCATATTTTTTGTGGTACCAATGATGAAttgaaaataattcaatatatacaatacatacagtatagcCTCTTTGCACCTCAGATGCCTCCCTGGTTTCCACTCTTTGTATTGCCTGCTCATCCCATCTCATATTatctgatttgtgtttttttacaagTTTGCATGACCTTTTTGCCTCATTTCCTTCAACCTTAAAATGAGACATAGTGCCCTCCCCAGGCAGTTTAATGGTCCATGTACTAATACAACATTAAAGAAAATAGAGATTTTCATCTTTttgtgcttgtttatttttaattc
This genomic stretch from Cyprinus carpio isolate SPL01 chromosome B9, ASM1834038v1, whole genome shotgun sequence harbors:
- the LOC109057072 gene encoding microtubule-associated protein 2-like isoform X4, encoding MADGRQPEDSGPQWSSPGAQGSSSPGGHGENGFSSTYRTCQPGGAHSGSAASYTKENGFNGDLTSGHAVTAEQVSARIVQEVTAEAVAVLKGEQELHPDTAVRLPSVEDSANLPPSPPPSPAAEHFGPLDQDVGDEEEAGPLRRFQNSRERCKFLAPSISVSVPEDDPYHSDEEYYEHPLFSPEWTRSGSRPPGQAAAFRQIEEETIESLSAAEEEEEETSEAAATAAALEEEEEEEQWSGEEPEQEPPSELLQRAEVIGEAQTLPGLQAEVHTQAATAADEATNGKAEEAGGQESPAEAVKMEAERPDSERTDPIGMDFTESAMHLDDELPSYQSLARDADMPESPFARTCPMEDFGVPPSDQGHAKGPCKAPNEKPDVQSGAVKQSLTETCDSSNIHEVKQGQIEDKQMEITKEEDMKDKSGMSAYFETTTIKTDASGSQGEGYYELSTKSEEQKDSVADLPLPEISYSTLAQTHSLEVQPDLPKSSADTLHTALPVDRRDDCRLSPGKLALEQRSYSLNITIGAMDHGDAQGRPRILSPLATDIMSHTSGSLDESADYLPVTTPSVEKLPQFPPVILETTASTTTPSSSPPQETVTDVKTSPQSESPESPVQAKSCYKNGTVMAPDLPEMLDLAGTRSRLTSDNTDSEIMRRKSVPMDMSSLVSDSLAHLFKGDQGQMATKREMQLEEQGYCVFSEYSGPMPSPADLHSPMDSSPQIFNTVISEEKETGLVAFGQQECPSTEDLKPTQVVTPQVKQECASTEDLKPTEVVTPQAKQECPSTEDLKPTEVVTPQAKQECPSTEDLKPTEVVTPQAKQECPSTEDLKPTEVVTPQAKQECPSTEDLKPTEVVTPQVKQECPSTEDLKPTEVVTPQAKPEEEKPKNEESSEIESTPSEKPHVETKQEDSDLLKTEHLEETKSPALPDNEKGQLDKQAETFITPKVTVTLEEARPDLDAGFKLGAETEAEIADYERQIRKLEMEDRPLSVEEERELQELREKVKNKPDLVHQEAYEEVDAEDAYQLTGAAKDRIARPIRPSPASSVESATDEEKMHVSDTEKPRSPGEKESLKTDPNRLSPVGSFEKYFREERPSEQEVKQKDSVQPLKEKVAEEKPQSAPSKTDEAPLDTTVTQEVEEEVELAEEPDEVIPEPKPALNVEEKPVVDKTEPDEVVVEKEEEKVFEKEHVEDEEILEGAKAAEDTVEPRAAIESVVTVEDDFITVVQTIDESEVSGHSVRFSAPPEEEHPQLLQEEEEEDESVEMAQEVEMEAPSLEEALDVPEPVEPPVCPAKEIEVPESEAPTQSYDEYKDETTIDDSILDSSWVDTQDDDKSMATEKIEPLPRVMSPVKKPHAEKPAKQRAKGGRTKGRITTPERKPVRKEPVPIQKDEMKKKKAVIRKAELTKKSDIQTCSPSRKSVLKATVRHPRPTQHHACVKRKPTVSADGRLPFSVARHSRDRASTSNPTTLTKIPTSKIWAEALLPARPNSASSFNKRSPLVEADLYEPRPSSAGPQVSLNSYAVKDGGSRSPEKRSSLPRPASILTRRPQMADHEESSTSITSSGSTAPRRPTSFRTEVKAEHRTGRSHSMTGVETARSRSARSGTSTPRTPGSTAITPGTPPSYSCRTPGTPHTPGTPKSLSLLSQEKKVAIIRTPPKSPATTPKQLRIINQPLPDLKNVKSKIGSIDNIKYQPKGGQVQIQSKKIDLSHVTSKCGSLDNIRHRPGGGNVRIESVKLDFREKAHAKVGSLENAHHTPGGGHVQIESHKLMFRDVAKARVDHGAEIVIETLRLSGGTSPHRHSHMSSSGSINMLESPQLATLADDVTAALAKQGL
- the LOC109057072 gene encoding microtubule-associated protein 2-like isoform X1; protein product: MADGRQPEDSGPQWSSPGAQGSSSPGGHGENGFSSTYRTCQPGGAHSGSAASYTKENGFNGDLTSGHAVTAEQVSARIVQEVTAEAVAVLKGEQELHPDTAVRLPSVEDSANLPPSPPPSPAAEHFGPLDQDVGDEEEAGPLRRFQNSRERCKFLAPSISVSVPEDDPYHSDEEYYEHPLFSPEWTRSGSRPPGQAAAFRQIEEETIESLSAAEEEEEETSEAAATAAALEEEEEEEQWSGEEPEQEPPSELLQRAEVIGEAQTLPGLQAEVHTQAATAADEATNGKAEEAGGQESPAEAVKMEAERPDSERTDPIGMDFTESAMHLDDELPSYQSLARDADMPESPFARTCPMEDFGVPPSDQGHAKGPCKAPNEKPDVQSGAVKQSLTETCDSSNIHEVKQGQIEDKQMEITKEEDMKDKSGMSAYFETTTIKTDASGSQGEGYYELSTKSEEQKDSVADLPLPEISYSTLAQTHSLEVQPDLPKSSADTLHTALPVDRRDDCRLSPGKLALEQRSYSLNITIGAMDHGDAQGRPRILSPLATDIMSHTSGSLDESADYLPVTTPSVEKLPQFPPVILETTASTTTPSSSPPQETVTDVKTSPQSESPESPVQAKSCYKNGTVMAPDLPEMLDLAGTRSRLTSDNTDSEIMRRKSVPMDMSSLVSDSLAHLFKGDQGQMATKREMQLEEQGYCVFSEYSGPMPSPADLHSPMDSSPQIFNTVISEEKETGLVAFGQQECPSTEDLKPTQVVTPQVKQECASTEDLKPTEVVTPQAKQECPSTEDLKPTEVVTPQAKQECPSTEDLKPTEVVTPQAKQECPSTEDLKPTEVVTPQAKQECPSTEDLKPTEVVTPQVKQECPSTEDLKPTEVVTPQAKQECPSTEDLKPTEVVTPQAKPEEEKPKNEESSEIESTPSEKPHVETKQEDSDLLKTEHLEETKSPALPDNEKGQLDKQAETFITPKVTVTLEEARPDLDAGFKLGAETEAEIADYERQIRKLEMEDRPLSVEEERELQELREKVKNKPDLVHQEAYEEVDAEDAYQLTGAAKDRIARPIRPSPASSVESATDEEKMHVSDTEKPRSPGEKESLKTDPNRLSPVGSFEKYFREERPSEQEVKQKDSVQPLKEKVAEEKPQSAPSKTDEAPLDTTVTQEVEEEVELAEEPDEVIPEPKPALNVEEKPVVDKTEPDEVVVEKEEEKVFEKEHVEDEEILEGAKAAEDTVEPRAAIESVVTVEDDFITVVQTIDESEVSGHSVRFSAPPEEEHPQLLQEEEEEDESVEMAQEVEMEAPSLEEALDVPEPVEPPVCPAKEIEVPESEAPTQSYDEYKDETTIDDSILDSSWVDTQDDDKSMATEKIEPLPRVMSPVKKPHAEKPAKQRAKGGRTKGRITTPERKPVRKEPVPIQKDEMKKKKAVIRKAELTKKSDIQTCSPSRKSVLKATVRHPRPTQHHACVKRKPTVSADGRLPFSVARHSRDRASTSNPTTLTKIPTSKIWAEALLPARPNSASSFNKRSPLVEADLYEPRPSSAGPQVSLNSYAVKDGGSRSPEKRSSLPRPASILTRRPQMADHEESSTSITSSGSTAPRRPTSFRTEVKAEHRTGRSHSMTGVETARSRSARSGTSTPRTPGSTAITPGTPPSYSCRTPGTPHTPGTPKSLSLLSQEKKVAIIRTPPKSPATTPKQLRIINQPLPDLKNVKSKIGSIDNIKYQPKGGQVQIQSKKIDLSHVTSKCGSLDNIRHRPGGGNVRIESVKLDFREKAHAKVGSLENAHHTPGGGHVQIESHKLMFRDVAKARVDHGAEIVIETLRLSGGTSPHRHSHMSSSGSINMLESPQLATLADDVTAALAKQGL